DNA from Equus asinus isolate D_3611 breed Donkey chromosome 22, EquAss-T2T_v2, whole genome shotgun sequence:
TCTGCCTATAGCTTCCTAAATTTGTCACAACTCAGCTCATAAATGTATCACACTTGTCTCAGGAGGGAGTCAGGTAACACTTTTTAGCCAGATCTCTCTTGTATGACCAAGTATAGTCGTATCAGCCACAGGATGCATTACCCCACACCACTGTCATGTGCACATGCTAACATTTCACACTTTGATTCATTCTGTTACTAAATCAGCTTACACTCATAgttcatttaattatcacaatcTAGTTTATCTCTTTCTAGAGAGAAAGGACACCATACTGAACTACACAAGTAAATATCTTTCAGTATATTGAGTGTCTACCTCACTGGCATTCTGTGATTCTCTTTACCTAAAATTCCCATTATGTTAACACACACCACTACTGGTACATTCACCTGTTAGGATTGACTAGTTAAGAATAATTGATGTATGAGCACAGAGCTAACCCACAGAGGTAAAGAAATCTCTGGATTTTGAGGCCAAGTCTAATCTGAGTTGCATGTACATCATTCAatcattaatttcttcttcaattcACCAGTAAAAATTGAATAGGAAGCTGTGTTAAGAACCAGGAATGGTGCAGTAGAAGACAGACATGGATGCTAACCTATCTACATATACtgattatgtgaccttgggcaagttacataacccctgtggacctcaatttcctcatctgaaaaataattatCTTAATAGGACCTACTGAAGGCATTTTTGGGTACCGGGTAAAAGCTGTTTAGATCTTTgctataatattaataatagtgataataataataaataccagTAAAACTCATCATATTTTATTATAGGATTAATTATTGCTACTATTGCTGTCGTTATTGTCTTCCTtccactgtatttctttttctatcacaTCCCCAAAAACTAGAGTTTGATAAACATGAAAGTTATCAGACTATTATTTTTGAAAGCAGAGTTTGATAAAAGCTGTCATGGAACAACtttatgaaattatatatttaatcttACAGGGAGCAacctgatttctttcatttttttacattattGACTATATTTAAGGAGTCCAATCACAACTTTTATACTATAACCTTGTTTATTAATAAAGGCTGACATTATCTTTGTGCCAACGTTAGTCAAAGAGGACCTAATAGGATTAATTTTGCCTAAATGCAAAAGGGAATGGACTTCAATCAATTGCCTATAGAtacaatatttttgtttaattttttactttgaattgaaactaagactttttttttataaaaagagtGCATTATGACTCAAAAATAAGTATTCCAACTCCAAAATTAGCATTTAGAATTTTATGGGCattaagttttcaaaaatagTGTGTATTTCAATAATTTACTTAATCTTACCAAATGAACTGCTTCCACAGTGAAGTAAGCTAAGTATTTATCATTATTACGTATTTTTATGACTGTAAAAACCAGTTTTAAGTGTATTAAATAAGTAACCAAAAATATATAGCAGGGAATTATCAAAGCTGAGATTAAAATCTaagatttttgaaataataaaacaccATTAATTTTTCCCTACTAAACAAATTCTGAGATGTTTGCCATTTTGAGGGATGACTATTTTGCCACTTCTTGTtaatgcatgttttattttctctgtgcagAATAAGAGCACTGCAACTGTGTTTAAAATTATATCAGGAGTTCACATTCACTCTTATTTTTCCCTACAGACCTACAGAATTCCAAGTTTAGTCATGCCAAATAAGACATCAGTTAGAGAATTCATTCTTCTGGGACTTACAGATGACCCAGAGTTGCAAGCTGTGACATTCTTCTTTATGTTGTTCACCTACTTATTGAGTGTAAGTGGAAACATGACCATCATCATGTTAACACTATCTAATGTTTGTTTGAAGACTCCTATGTATTTCTTTCTAAGgaatttctctttcttagaaATTTCATTCACAACAGTCTGTATCCCCAGGTTTCTGATCAGCATTGATGTAGGAGACAAAACCATTTCCTATAATGCTTGCATGacacaagtattttttttaatccttctgGGCTCCACAGAATTTTTTCTTCTGGCTGTAATGTCTTATGATCGCTATGTGGCTATCTGCAAACCTCTACATTATACAACCATTATGAGTAACAAGGTCTGCATCCGGCTTGTAATCAGCTCCTGGCTGGCtggttttctcattatctttCCCCCTGTGATTATGGGCCTCCAACTGGATTTCTGTGATTCCAACATTATTGACCACTTCACCTGTGACTCTTCTCCTATGCTGCTGATTGCCTGCACAGACACAGCGTTCCTAGAGCTCATGGCGTTTTTCTTAGCAGTATTCACACTCATGGTAACTCTGGCCTTGGTGATTCTCTCTTACACACTCATCCTTAGAACAATTCTGAAGTTCCcttctgcccagcaaaggaaaaAGGCCTTTTCCACTTGTTCTTCCCATATGATTGTGGTTTCCATTTCTTACGGGAGTTGTATTTTCATGTATGTAAAAACATCTGCAAAGGAAGGTGTGGCTTTGAGCAAAGGTGTAGCTGTACTTAATACCTCTGTTGCTCCCATGCTGAATCCCTTTATTTATACCTTAAGGAACCAGCAGGTGAAACAGGCCCTTAGGGAGTTCGTCAAAAAAGTGTTATTGTCAAACAAGAACTAATCAGTATGAAATCTGCAGCTGAAACCGCAAATAAATCATACCATGAATACAAATACCAATCATTGTTCTAGGTGGTATCCACAAGGGAATAAAGCATACAAACATTCCTGCCACTGTAGATCTTACTTCTAGTGAGGGGACATACACATTAGACAGCCAGCATAACAGAAAAGTAATGTACCTAGTACTTtaaagtgataaatgctatgaaaaacataacatattttaagaaaaggagGGTAGAATTCAAATTTCACAatttatagctttttttaaatttcatttttctacatttaaCTGCAGGTCTctgtattctttttcctttttcttttcctaattttcccAGATCCATATAGCCATTCCACACATGTCTATATAGAGAGATTTCACACATAGGGAGATTGTGACATGTGACTTCAAATACATATTGTCCTTTAACTTCAGAAGCAGCAAGCTCGAGATAGCCTATTAAAATCTTACGTGAAAATAAatgatgcaaaataaaatttacagcCACCTTCAGGTAGTGAATGGAGTGGAACCTAACTTCAAATCTGAGAAAACTGTGCTTTATGATTATTCTAGCAATGGGCTCTGTCTCCTCCCTACTCTTACTCCGGTAATCTATTGAATCAGATATTCTGAATCTGTGTAGGGAAAAAATAGTTGATGAACAATTATCTTCTACTGTGAAAATGGGGTATTTCAAGCTATCAGGTTACTTTTCCACCAACTCTGCTCCATCAGAAATATTTATCTATATCTTTTCAGATTACACACCTCCTGTTAAACAATAAACTGGAATTGTGAGAGGCTGCAGCCCTTAGGCAGGGTGAGCTCCTCCCTTGAGTCCTATAAACAGGGTTATTAGGAGTGACTGCTTTTACACTACATTCAGTGACTTTTTGTTTCTGCTATAGCATATTATCAGAAAATAAACATGGGAAATCATAAAAACTCAGTCCGTGAAGTTACTGAAAATCAGTGCAGGATTTTTATGCAATGCAGGGTTTTAACATGCACATGAGCATCAGAGAACACAATTGCATTAGTACTCAAATAAATAAGCGGGGATCAAAGAGAAATCACTCACCTTTGCTATTTTCAATCACTCTAAGTAGCTCACACTACTTAACttgtaagaattaaaatattggagttaaatgtaaaattcaggagtctgaagattaaaaaaatgaaaaattcaatactatgtggaaaaacaaaaacataaagataatacggaatttaataaaaataaagaaaggagtACAGTTGTTACAAAAGCTCGTAATTAAAAAAACTTATGCAATTCTAATATCATAAAAATGTGAGacaaatgtaaatattataaagttataatattcaaaataccaAGAAAACAGTAAAATTGTATAATTACATGATACTAATGTAGTTATGATACTCTGCAATTATATAAAAACACTCATTTTTAGGATACAGTATTAATTAGCAAATATTCATAAAGTAACAGATAATCTGAATGTTTGTTTTAACTATGAAAGGAAttactgaaaaaatatacaaaattctaAAACCGGTGCCTTCAAAACATTCCCAAGATTTTATTAGTATGTTATTAGATGCATAAGCTTTAGATCCATAAACCATTCATTTaaagtatttgtgtgtgtgtgattagcACACTGTAGTTTGTTAATGAACAACAGAGCTCACTTACCAGAACACATCATGGAAGGAACCGAAAACCTGAGTAAATTGATTGACTATACTCTgtgctttatttatgttttgagtTTTGATA
Protein-coding regions in this window:
- the LOC106832642 gene encoding olfactory receptor 6C65 isoform X1 → MPNKTSVREFILLGLTDDPELQAVTFFFMLFTYLLSVSGNMTIIMLTLSNVCLKTPMYFFLRNFSFLEISFTTVCIPRFLISIDVGDKTISYNACMTQVFFLILLGSTEFFLLAVMSYDRYVAICKPLHYTTIMSNKVCIRLVISSWLAGFLIIFPPVIMGLQLDFCDSNIIDHFTCDSSPMLLIACTDTAFLELMAFFLAVFTLMVTLALVILSYTLILRTILKFPSAQQRKKAFSTCSSHMIVVSISYGSCIFMYVKTSAKEGVALSKGVAVLNTSVAPMLNPFIYTLRNQQVKQALREFVKKMRFILSQI
- the LOC106832642 gene encoding olfactory receptor 6C65 isoform X2 — encoded protein: MPNKTSVREFILLGLTDDPELQAVTFFFMLFTYLLSVSGNMTIIMLTLSNVCLKTPMYFFLRNFSFLEISFTTVCIPRFLISIDVGDKTISYNACMTQVFFLILLGSTEFFLLAVMSYDRYVAICKPLHYTTIMSNKVCIRLVISSWLAGFLIIFPPVIMGLQLDFCDSNIIDHFTCDSSPMLLIACTDTAFLELMAFFLAVFTLMVTLALVILSYTLILRTILKFPSAQQRKKAFSTCSSHMIVVSISYGSCIFMYVKTSAKEGVALSKGVAVLNTSVAPMLNPFIYTLRNQQVKQAFKDAVRNILSSKTMI